Within Aricia agestis chromosome Z, ilAriAges1.1, whole genome shotgun sequence, the genomic segment cttatattgatttgaaagggatgacactacgatgttaccactttttaatttcttcattttcttgacagactatacaataTAGTCCGTACCGTACAGTTTAGTCTGGCATAAAATTgacgaaattaaaaagtggcaacatcgtagtgttatccctttttagcccggccgcacattgtccaaaTTCTGATctgaaacagttgaatttcgccggaccgtcCGCGCCacccgcacattatccgaaatatccttccggcgagttcgagctcactcggctcagtacaaaatgtaaaaggccgtatacacgatcggttccaaccaccaacagaggTCACCTTGGTTGGGTCAACAAAGTTGAATCTCTATCTACACGTAAATCAATCTCGTCTGTCTTGGCTAGGCTGTGGAAAAGTAAACAATGGGATCACTATCTAAACCTCAAAAGACCGCAATAGCGCGGGCTTGTaaagtgatgaaaaaaaaacgtaaaaaaaagaCGGTTGTAGATGAAACTCTggttaaaagaaagaaaaacttCGAGCCActtaatcattttaaaaatatggggAATTTTAGAATGGACGAAAATTCTTTCAACGAATTATTAGAAATGATGCGAcccttaattacaaaacaagTTACAAGACCTGCgtcttgttttgtaattaagggTTCATTAATCACTGTTGATGCGAAAAGCTGTGTCTGTGGAAGAACGTTTAATAGCAACGTTAGGATTTTTGGCTACTGGCACTACACACCACATGCAACGCATCCGACGATCAATGTGCGACTGAGTGCCAACAAGCGTCTACACGGTTGCGTTTCAACTCAATGTTCTCTATTTGACATTGGTCGTGAGAGATGCGCTCACTACCAAGGTTATTGAAGGTTATTTGATTGGTCAACCAAAAACAAGCGTCTACACGGTTGATTTTTGTTCCAACCCTACCAAGGTGACCTCTGCTGGTGGTTGGAACCGATCGTCTATACGGCCTTTTAGAGACAGCatggacgttcaactgtttctgatcagaaatttcggacaatgtgcggccgggcttagggttccgtacctaaattgtaaaaaacgggaccctattactaagacttcgttgtctgtccgtctgtccgtctttctgtctgtcaccaggctgtaactcaagaagggtaatagctagagagttgaaatttttacagattgtgtatatccgttgctgctataacaacaaattctaaaaataaaataaatatttaagaggggctcccatacaacaaacgtgatttttttggtcttaTTTGCTGTATATCAAAAATAGCAACAGGTaaatacttgaatttttctcacaatccttagttttatgtctacattaatatttaataataatattaatataaaataaaaaattaaaatggtcacccatacaaaatacacaaATTTTGCCCTAATTTTTCTCTTTAATGATACAGAACCCGTCGTGctcgagttcgactcgcacttggccaattatttctTAAAgagccgcactcagagtggaacattaattacataaatgtaattaattcaaaattttaacattagccccatacattatctgtcaaactcttcattaaattgaaggttaatcgtaattattaaatgtctctgagtacggcggtcagagttacttatttaatactttttagttcatattattgttgtttttatcttggaagtcggttttaattttttgttaaaaataataattatttcactcttttagttatctacaagataaggctttaatGCGTAAATAACCGCTatgaatgttaactattcacatcatgttatttttaatgtataatgttggtagaatattaaccatttaattaatattagatGTCGTGCACAAGGgtgggcaagtgatacaacttcaaaAATCGTGCTAtattgtgttccctccaaaactccatcgaaagttttagtaaagggtctaccactttactaaaacaactgtTTTGACTCattgactttactgactacttttttagacaTTTACTAGACTTTTGACTTGACGAAAGGCTACTTAATCTGGAAAAACGACTTTAGTATActttttacgaatatttttttccccgccatattttacttgacaccgGCTATGGTTAAATATCCgagcgccataataagaaaaaagaaaaaaaaagacatttGTCAAAATAATGTCAATTAAGTGTCAATTGCCTTTCAAGTTTCAAGTTCAATTACCTTTGCAGTTTGCAGGtgaatttttgcaaaaaaatgtaaaaacagcTTAAAATGTGTATGTTTTATTACTAAATTTATCTTCCTATTATATTGGATACTAAATCTCAAAATTGAATTTGAAGAAAGTTCGTGATTGCATAACATGTACGAATAACATCGTacttaagaaaatatgaattatCCTTTTATAGTTGCAGctataaatacttataataaattagaTCGAACTTTAAGACAgaatcttataaataaatatattcaagAACGTAAATCGCCGTGTCGTAATCAGTTCAATTATCGGACATTTAACACTACAACAACAAAATGTCAAGCACAAAAAGATTGTCCTTCTGAAGTTCTTCTTTCGCCTCAAGAGGTTAGTTAttctttattacataataattttttattaccttTCAATACGAACTAGTCTTTATCTTTTAATAAAATCATACATAAACAGTAAATTTTAGGTTATGGCCCTGTTTCGCCACttgctgataagtgccggataggctatccacaacttaatttgacagataaagtgtggagaatctgtcaaataagttgtggatagcttatccggcactttatcaggaagtggtgaaacaggccctaagtatttaaaatatttatatgtactGGGAtagaatgaatataatattttcatagtcCATATGGATCATAACCTTTATGTTATACATACTAACCGAGATACCTTACTTAAGCCTTTTGTGGTAGCCTTGTAGTGTTGAATAAAATAATCTGAGTGTTAGGACATAAATTTCTTGATGTTGACTCAATACTTACTTACTCTACTTTGTTTTCAACTCTTTCCATTTCtattttgtatataaatataataattatgtcattCAATTGATTTAGGTCACATTGATACTTCGCAAGAATGAGTTTAATAGGGATCTTACAAATGGATCTGTTAAGTCGTATGATTGCAATCAGTTACCATCCAACAATCCCATTGAAGACACAAGAAGTGAAGCACAATGCAAGGTGACCCCAGGTAAATTTCTTGGTCACATATACTAATTGTCCCTGATCAAAACTACTTTATTacctttattactttattaaaactcctttatataatatattatgtaattcatATGCAATAAAAGTGAGAACTATTGGCTGGACTTTACATAGTAAACAAGATTTTTCACATTAACTTTGATAAGAGTTGGGGTGCCATTGGTTAAaaatctatacaatattatgagaAATGTAGGCAACACCAATAATTGTTTAAATTACAAGCAAAAGTATATGTTTGTTATGATTAAAATCTAAAGGGGTTCTATTTTCCAGGTTGCAGTTTAGGCCCCTAAGTaaaagcagagtagacagaattatagagtataccgacttagaactggatgttgaaatttttaaatttgacgtattatgacgaaaatcgtcgctagggttgttaaattgttacctacgaatttaaaactatgacatattatccgctggacgtgttcctctttggtcgtatagtattgttgtttgtgttttggcacatgcgattaaaattgtcagaatccaattttgaaatctttaattttaaatatttaaaaataaattatatcagccagcgcgaggcacattccgttcataatcctagtgaaacccgacgaatttgacagatattgaaacctgtctgtttgtttgcagtcgaactactggtagttatatCTATTGTGGTAAAAGCCTGCTTCATTATCATCCTTCCAAAACAGAAATCATTTTTACTTAGATCCCCCTATGTCAATTTCCCTTCTTGCTAAATGTTGCTAGTATAATTGATTATTTGAGAACATTTTGTAGAcagtttgataaaaaaataataatgtgtcTTCTGTCTGTTCAAGGTTTACTCATGGCTGTGTATGATGGCCACGGAGGACCCGCCTGTGCTCAAGTCATCTCAAAAAGACTCTTGAAATATATAGCAACTGCCCTTGTGCCATATAATAAACTAGAAGAATATGCATCCAAAGAGCCAAGAGAAAATCTAATAGAAACATTCAATGATAGAGTAAGTTATATTACAAAAATCTTagtgatataatattgtataagaaaatactatttagtaaataattatatttacaggCTGAAATTGTTCAAgatcttaaaattatttatgataaaagttacaacaaatatttacaaagacTACTAGATGAGAAAATAAATGTACCTGATGTAAAGGAATCATTAATAAAGGGAATAATGCAATTAGATGAAGACTTAGGAACAGAGGTACTTGAACCGTTTAATGAAACTAACTCTGTGAATCATAGAACATTATCTGTAGCTTTGTCTGGTGCTGTTGCCTGCATTTCTCATATAGATGGCCCCCATCTTCATGTAGCAAATGTTGGGGACTGTAATGCAGTTATTGGAACCAAGACAGAGGATAACGAGTGGGTAGCTAAGAAAATCACTAAAGAACATAATTCTGAAAATTTTGACGAGCTAAAAAGGATATGGAATGAACATCCCGAAAGTGAAAGAAAAACAGTTATCAGAAGAGACCGACTTTTGGGTGAGTTGGCTCCGCTACGAAGCTTAGGAGATTACCGTTACAAGTGGAAAGCTGATGTTTTAGAAAAAGTGGCTGTACCACTAGTAGGACAAAGAGCGATACCTCCGAACTATTACACGCCCCCATACCTAACAGCTAAGCCTGATATATATTACCATCGGCTAACACCCAAAGATAAATTTATGATTATTGCATCAGATGGTTTGTGGGATATGATGACTCCGCTTCAAGCTGTGAAGTTGGTCGGTGAACACATGAAAGGAAAAGTGTTTTTCAACCCCCTGAAACTTCCAAAAAAGAATATTCAGCTGGGTGATATCAATGAGTTATTGATGCATAGAAAAGAAAGCTTGAAAAGCAAGCCAAAAGATAGGAATGCAGCTACGCATCTTATCAGACATGCGATCGGAGGCACTGAATATGGTGTAGATCATACTAGACTAGCTCATTTATTGAGTCTTTCTTCTGATGTAAGTAGAATGTTTAGAGATGATATGACGGTCACAGTTGTTTACTTTGACTCTGAATACCTAAGGCAGTGTCCTtcctaattatttatttgaatccTATTTGTAAATatcagtataataaaatatttaatttaatgtctCCTCATATCACtcaattattattcaatttgcaaataaaatatttgtgtcaCGATTTTAAATACTAAAGCAATAAAAGCAATTTTAatgtttaagaggattccacaccgccattttttccatacaaacgttgtcccctgtttcctccctggataatgctagtagagttataatttttttcctgaatatctacggccactaatacaatgtccctatgttttcctttttttcataatttaattattaaataagatatgaacgttcaaaaacccaaaaaaatggccagattttccactgtgttcaaacgtccagaaaacagatttggatagattatacaaaaaaagcaaaacataggaacacagctcaagcctttttttaatctttaatgaaaaaagtacttaaatcggttaagttttggagaagg encodes:
- the LOC121739227 gene encoding pyruvate dehydrogenase [acetyl-transferring]-phosphatase 1, mitochondrial, whose protein sequence is MNYPFIVAAINTYNKLDRTLRQNLINKYIQERKSPCRNQFNYRTFNTTTTKCQAQKDCPSEVLLSPQEVTLILRKNEFNRDLTNGSVKSYDCNQLPSNNPIEDTRSEAQCKVTPGLLMAVYDGHGGPACAQVISKRLLKYIATALVPYNKLEEYASKEPRENLIETFNDRAEIVQDLKIIYDKSYNKYLQRLLDEKINVPDVKESLIKGIMQLDEDLGTEVLEPFNETNSVNHRTLSVALSGAVACISHIDGPHLHVANVGDCNAVIGTKTEDNEWVAKKITKEHNSENFDELKRIWNEHPESERKTVIRRDRLLGELAPLRSLGDYRYKWKADVLEKVAVPLVGQRAIPPNYYTPPYLTAKPDIYYHRLTPKDKFMIIASDGLWDMMTPLQAVKLVGEHMKGKVFFNPLKLPKKNIQLGDINELLMHRKESLKSKPKDRNAATHLIRHAIGGTEYGVDHTRLAHLLSLSSDVSRMFRDDMTVTVVYFDSEYLRQCPS